The following proteins come from a genomic window of Polaribacter dokdonensis:
- a CDS encoding BlaI/MecI/CopY family transcriptional regulator produces the protein MAKQLTKAEEQIMQVLWDLEESSVKDIITQLPEPKPAYNTVSTIIRILETKEFVAHKTEGRGYVYYPIIDKDTYSNQSLHKLMNGYFQGSFKSMVSFFVKENDMDIKELESILKDVNKN, from the coding sequence ATGGCAAAACAATTAACAAAAGCTGAAGAGCAGATTATGCAAGTTTTATGGGATTTAGAAGAATCCTCTGTAAAAGATATTATTACGCAATTACCAGAACCAAAACCAGCTTATAATACTGTATCTACTATTATTAGAATTTTAGAAACAAAAGAATTTGTTGCACACAAAACAGAAGGTAGAGGTTATGTTTATTATCCAATAATTGATAAAGATACCTATAGCAATCAAAGTTTACATAAGTTAATGAATGGGTATTTTCAAGGCTCATTTAAAAGTATGGTTTCATTTTTTGTAAAAGAAAATGATATGGATATTAAAGAGTTAGAGTCTATTTTAAAGGATGTAAATAAAAACTAA
- a CDS encoding PhnA domain-containing protein produces MSLQQDLEKRSGNQCELCTAKQNLSIYEVKPVSTGGFDGSILACEACINQIENPEEVNANHWRCLNDAMWSEFTPVKVVVWRMLHRLKNEGWPTDLLGMMYMEDAELAYAKESGDHLSESEKIIHRDVNGTILQAGDNVVLIKDLKVKGSSMVAKQGTAVRRISLDHENAKYIEGKVGPTQIVIITDYVKKMADKE; encoded by the coding sequence ATGAGTTTACAACAAGATTTAGAAAAGAGAAGTGGGAATCAATGTGAATTGTGTACTGCAAAGCAGAATTTGTCTATTTATGAGGTAAAACCAGTTTCTACAGGTGGTTTTGATGGTAGTATTCTAGCTTGCGAAGCTTGTATTAATCAAATTGAAAACCCAGAAGAGGTAAATGCAAATCATTGGCGTTGTTTAAATGATGCAATGTGGTCTGAGTTTACACCAGTAAAAGTTGTTGTTTGGAGAATGTTACATCGTTTAAAAAATGAAGGTTGGCCCACAGATTTGTTAGGTATGATGTATATGGAAGATGCTGAATTGGCTTATGCTAAAGAATCTGGAGATCATTTATCTGAAAGTGAAAAAATAATTCATAGAGATGTAAATGGTACAATTTTACAAGCAGGAGATAATGTAGTATTGATTAAAGATTTAAAAGTTAAAGGTTCTAGTATGGTTGCAAAACAAGGCACAGCAGTTCGTAGAATATCTTTAGATCATGAAAATGCAAAATACATAGAAGGTAAAGTTGGCCCAACACAAATAGTGATTATAACAGATTACGTAAAAAAAATGGCTGATAAAGAATAG